The following proteins are co-located in the Numida meleagris isolate 19003 breed g44 Domestic line chromosome 8, NumMel1.0, whole genome shotgun sequence genome:
- the CHMP1B gene encoding charged multivesicular body protein 1b produces the protein MSNMEKHLFNLKFAAKELNRNSKRCDKEEKAEKAKIKKAIQKGNMEVARIHAENAIRQKNQAINFLRMSARVDAVAARVQTAVTMGKVTKSMAGVVKSMDATLKSMNLEKISALMDKFEHQFETLDVQTQQMEDTMSNTTTLTTPQNQVDMLLQEMADEAGLDLNMELPQGQTGSVGTSVASAEQDELSQRLARLRDQV, from the exons ATGTCCAACATGGAGA AACACCTGTTTAATTTGAAGTTTGCTGCAAAGGAACTCAACAGGAACTCAAAAAGATGCGACaaagaggagaaggctgagaaagCGAAAATTAAGAAG gcCATCCAGAAGGGTAACATGGAAGTCGCACGGATACATGCAGAAAATGCCATCCGCCAGAAGAATCAAGCCATTAATTTCCTGCGCATGAGTGCCAGGGTAGATGCTGTGGCAGCAAGAGTTCAGACTGCAGTGACAATGGGCAAG GTAACAAAGTCAATGGCAGGGGTAGTTAAGTCCATGGATGCCACTCTGAAGAGCATGAACTTGGAAAAG ATATCTGCATTAATGGATAAATTTGAACATCAGTTTGAAACACTAGATGTACAGACACAACAGATGGAAGACACAATGAGCAACACTACAACACTAACAACGCCGCAG aACCAAGTGGATATGCTTCTACAGGAAATGGCAGATGAAGCAGG TCTTGATCTGAACATGGAACTACCTCAAGGGCAGACAGGTTCTGTTGGTACAAGCGTCGCCTCAGCAGAGCAG GATGAGCTGTCGCAGAGACTGGCCCGCCTTCGTGATCAAGTCTAA